DNA from Cupriavidus necator N-1:
CTTTGCCATGTAAAAACCCCCAAAAGTCGTCTCCGACTTCTGGGGGCAGTTCAGGGAGGGGAGGGGAGCGCGACCGGGCGCCAAAGGCTGCGCCCGGCCGGATATCACGATCGGATCAGGTACCCGACCCACGCGCGGCGTCCGGGGAGAAGAACGCCTCGTTGAATTCCGGACTGTTGTTCAGCGTTGCCATCGGGCCTTCGTTGGTCAGGCGGTCCGCCAGGTAGGCACCCGAAATCAGGTCATGGTAGAAGACCGTGGTCGGATAGTAGCGGCGTGCATCATAGGTGTACACCGAGGCCTGGAGATTGGTGCGCCACAACTGGCCGCGGCCATCGTAGTTGTCGGCCGCCAGGGCTAGCCAGCTGTCTTCGTCGAGATACAGGACGCGCTTCGCATACTGGTGCCGGAAACCGGACTTGAGCGTTGCTTCCAGTACCCATACCCGATGCGGTTCATAGCGCATGACGTCCGGATTAGCGTGGCCATTCGTGAGCAGCTCCTTGTACTTGACGGAAGTGCTCAGCAGCTTGTAGTTGTGGTACGGGACGAAGATCTCTTTCTTGCCGACGATCTTCCAGTTGTAGCGTTCGCCCGAGCCGTTGAAGAGCCGGTCGTCGTCCACGGTGCGGAAGCCGCCGGGGCCCTGGGGCTGGTCAAAGCCGAATTCCGGCGCCTGGCGCACCCGCCGCGTGCCCGGGTTGTAGATCCACGTGCGGTTGGTGTCAGAACCCTCCTGGTCCCAGACCGCGTAGCCAACGATCACCTGGCCGCGGTCACGCAACGGCAGGTCCGTGGCGGTGCGGAAGAAGGAGCGCTCGTTGATGGCGTTGTGCGGGTCGAACTTGCCGTTATTGCGCGGCGACAGGATGCTGTATGAGACGCGTCCCCACGCGATCGAGCCGTTCGGATAGACCACGGCCTGGTCGAACTGCGCCTTCTCGGTGCCGATGGCCGACGAGAAGCGCTGGTTCCACAACAGCTCCATCGCGGTTTTCGGAATCGGGTAGGGAACCTGGGGTCCCGCTTCCTTCAGGCCGTTGGCATCGCTCGTCATGCTGACGGTGGCGGCGTAGGTGCGGATGTCCTTGTAGACGGCGTCCTCATACCGGAAGTCGCGATGGCTGGGGTAGACCGGCATCTTGAAGGTGTCGGGGTACTTCTTGAACAGCGCCTTCTGCCCGTCGCTGAGCCGCTCGGCATACTGCGCCATGTTCTGCGCGGTGATGACGAACAGCGGCTTCTCATCGGCATACGGGTCCGGATAGCGTTCGCCGCGCTGGTATTTGACATGGGCCGGCGTGCCCAGCCACTTGCCGGACCATGCCGGGACCTCGCCGTCCTTGCTGGCGGCACGCTCGGCGCCCATCGGCGTGAGGGGGCCATCCAGTTGCTTGAGTTCCTCCGGGGTGACCTTCGCCCACGATGCCGCCGCCAGGGCCATGCTGGTGAGCAGCAGGCCACCGCGTATCAGTTGTCTTGTGCTGGATTTCATTGAAGTCTCGCTCCTTGTAAAGAGGAATTGCCGGCGCTGGCTGTGCCTGTGCCTGTGCCTGTGGTGACAGCGTAGTGATGGCGCGGCGGCGGGGAATCGTTGGAACGGACTAGTGGATTTCCCTAGCCTCCGGCGTGGCGGAGGGCTGGGTGTGGCGCGGGGGGCCAATCCGGGTGGCGTGCCAGCATCCCGCGAGGATTGCGGGAGCGTACCGGGGCGGTACGGGAAGGGGAGGGGGAGCGGGAGCTGAAACGGCGCGAGGCCGGGCAAGTGCCCGGCCTCGCGCCAGCGTGCGGCCAGCGGCCGCAGCCAGGGTCAGGCTTCCATCACTTCGCCGAAGCGCTGCAGATGGAAGTCGCTGTCGCCCAGCAACTGGTCCAGCATGGTCAGGCGCTTGAAGTAGTCGCCCACGGACAGCTCATCCGTCATGCCCATGCCGCCATGCAGCTGCACGGCCTGCTGGCCGACGAAGCGACCGGCACGGGCCAGCGTCACCTTGGCCGCGGACAGCATGCGGCGGCGCGTGGCGGGATCGGCCTCGTCCAGCGCCTGGACTGCGACGTAGGCCATCGACAGCGCCAGTTCCTTCTGCACCAGCATGTCGGCCATGCGGTGCTGCAGTGCCTGGAAGCTGGCCAGCGGCTTGCCGAACTGCTGGCGCGTGCCCAGGTACTCGGCGGTGATCTCGATCAGCTTTTCCATGGCGCCGGCGCCCTCGGCGCACAGCGCGGCAACGCCATGCTCCAGGCCCACGCCCAGCGCGGCCAGGCCGTCAGCGGGCTCGCCCACCAGCGCGCTGGCCGGCACGGTCACGTCCTGCAGCGACAGGTCGGCGGCGCGCAGGCCGTCGATGGTGGGATAGGCGGTGACGCCCAGGCCCTTGCTGTCGCGCGGCACCAGGAACAACGCAATCTCATTGCTGCCGGCCACGCGCGCGGTCAGCAGGTAGGCGTCGGCGGCACCGCCGTGCCAGACCACGCTCTTGATGCCGTTGAGCACGTAGCCGTCGCCGCTGCGCTCGGCGCTGGCGCGGGCCGATTCCGGGCGGTAGCGGGTGGTCGGCTCCAGGTAGGCCAGCGTGACGATGCGCTCGCCCGAGGCGATCGCGGGCAGCCATTCTTCCTTCTGCGCGGCGCTGCCGTGGGCGGCCAGGATGGCCGCGGCCATCACGCCGCTGGGCGTGACCGGCTCCAGCACCAGGCCGCGGCCCAGTTCGCGCTGCACCACCAGCTGGCTGGCGGGGCCTTCGCCGAAGCCGCCGAAGTCGGCCGGCACGGTCAGGCCCAGCACGCCCATTTCAGCGAGCTTGTTCCACATGCCGCGATCCAGGCTCTCGCCTGCGCGCGCGCTCTTGCGGCGGGCCTCGAACGTGTATTCGGTATCGATGAAGCGACGCAGGCTGTCCGCCAGCATCTGTTGCTCTTCGCTGTAGGTGAAGTCCATGTCAGCTATCCCTTCAGAAACCCAGGATCATCTTGGAGATGATGTTCTTCTGCACTTCGGTCGCGCCGCCGTAGATCGAGGTCTTGCGCATGTCGTAGTAGGTGGAGGCGGCAGGGGCGGCCCAGTCAGGGCCCGCCACCGGCTGCGTCGCGCCCGGCTCAAGCCAGTCCGGCGAATACGGCCAGGCGTTGGGGCCGGCCACTTCCATCATCAGCATGCCCAGGTCCTGCTGCACCTCGGAGCCGCGGATCTTGACGATTGATGCCTCGGGGCCGGGGGTGCCGGCGGCCTGCGTGGCGACGCGCAGCAGCAGCATTTCCAGCGCCATGATGTCCATCTCGACGCGGGCGATCTTGTCGCGCATGCGCACGTCTTCGATCAGCGGGCGGCCGGCGCCGTC
Protein-coding regions in this window:
- a CDS encoding acyl-CoA dehydrogenase family protein — translated: MDFTYSEEQQMLADSLRRFIDTEYTFEARRKSARAGESLDRGMWNKLAEMGVLGLTVPADFGGFGEGPASQLVVQRELGRGLVLEPVTPSGVMAAAILAAHGSAAQKEEWLPAIASGERIVTLAYLEPTTRYRPESARASAERSGDGYVLNGIKSVVWHGGAADAYLLTARVAGSNEIALFLVPRDSKGLGVTAYPTIDGLRAADLSLQDVTVPASALVGEPADGLAALGVGLEHGVAALCAEGAGAMEKLIEITAEYLGTRQQFGKPLASFQALQHRMADMLVQKELALSMAYVAVQALDEADPATRRRMLSAAKVTLARAGRFVGQQAVQLHGGMGMTDELSVGDYFKRLTMLDQLLGDSDFHLQRFGEVMEA
- a CDS encoding DUF1329 domain-containing protein translates to MKSSTRQLIRGGLLLTSMALAAASWAKVTPEELKQLDGPLTPMGAERAASKDGEVPAWSGKWLGTPAHVKYQRGERYPDPYADEKPLFVITAQNMAQYAERLSDGQKALFKKYPDTFKMPVYPSHRDFRYEDAVYKDIRTYAATVSMTSDANGLKEAGPQVPYPIPKTAMELLWNQRFSSAIGTEKAQFDQAVVYPNGSIAWGRVSYSILSPRNNGKFDPHNAINERSFFRTATDLPLRDRGQVIVGYAVWDQEGSDTNRTWIYNPGTRRVRQAPEFGFDQPQGPGGFRTVDDDRLFNGSGERYNWKIVGKKEIFVPYHNYKLLSTSVKYKELLTNGHANPDVMRYEPHRVWVLEATLKSGFRHQYAKRVLYLDEDSWLALAADNYDGRGQLWRTNLQASVYTYDARRYYPTTVFYHDLISGAYLADRLTNEGPMATLNNSPEFNEAFFSPDAARGSGT